In one window of Tumebacillus algifaecis DNA:
- a CDS encoding response regulator, with protein MNKYRVLIADDHPLSRDAVRTLLDGEDPFELIGEAKNGLEAVELCATLAPDLVLMDIHMPKLNGLEATRLIKKSNSSVKIVMLTVSDDVADLFTAIQYGAQGYLLKNLDPDDWMHYLHALLDETGEIPREIAGRLMHGFRTEKAPDDPSPALLTGREREILACVAGGDTNKQVAERLVIAENTVKNHIKNILDKLNLDNRVQLAAYAVRHGFQREKP; from the coding sequence ATGAACAAATACCGTGTGCTGATCGCTGACGATCATCCGTTGTCCCGCGATGCCGTGCGCACCTTGCTCGACGGCGAAGACCCTTTTGAACTGATCGGAGAAGCCAAAAACGGACTAGAAGCGGTCGAGCTTTGTGCAACGCTTGCCCCCGACCTGGTGTTGATGGACATCCATATGCCGAAGTTGAACGGTTTGGAAGCGACGCGCCTGATCAAAAAGTCGAACAGCTCCGTCAAGATCGTCATGCTGACCGTGTCAGACGATGTGGCCGACCTGTTCACAGCCATTCAATACGGGGCACAGGGCTATCTGTTGAAAAACCTTGACCCCGACGACTGGATGCACTACCTGCACGCACTGCTCGACGAAACTGGCGAGATTCCCCGGGAAATTGCTGGCCGACTCATGCACGGCTTCCGTACTGAAAAAGCGCCTGATGACCCATCTCCTGCCCTGCTGACAGGTCGCGAGCGGGAAATTCTGGCCTGTGTGGCGGGCGGCGACACGAACAAACAGGTCGCCGAACGGCTGGTGATCGCAGAAAATACGGTGAAGAACCATATCAAGAACATCCTCGACAAATTAAACCTCGACAATCGCGTACAACTTGCCGCTTATGCGGTGAGACACGGATTTCAACGAGAAAAGCCATGA
- a CDS encoding sensor histidine kinase produces MTYRTLKMFSVLVPTFLIGGFEYIRHECLLHVLSMERGNFYITVLTLLLSFLFATWMFRKLEHITARLAEEQAKRAVYEERERLAQELHDGIAQTLFFLNVKLKKGKLDEASAAVSTIDQQVRQAIFNLRSLPEEGASLRLRLQRWLDEFTTLTGIDVTAQLDLPDEYFSAAEQVQLFGIIQEAFANIRKHSRARHVLLTLQETDQDGWQLLIKDDGCGIEVLDEARKSYGLTMMEERAQKLGAAFDISRPEDGGTQLTFTSCERRPRR; encoded by the coding sequence ATGACGTACCGCACCCTCAAAATGTTCAGTGTGCTCGTCCCAACTTTTTTGATCGGCGGCTTCGAGTACATCCGGCATGAATGCCTGCTCCATGTGTTGTCGATGGAGCGGGGCAACTTTTATATCACGGTCCTCACCTTGCTGTTATCGTTTCTCTTCGCCACTTGGATGTTCCGCAAACTGGAACACATCACCGCCCGTCTCGCGGAAGAACAGGCCAAACGAGCCGTCTACGAAGAACGGGAGCGCTTGGCCCAAGAATTGCACGACGGCATCGCCCAGACCCTTTTTTTCCTGAACGTCAAGTTGAAAAAAGGGAAGCTGGACGAGGCGAGTGCAGCCGTCTCCACGATCGACCAGCAGGTGCGCCAAGCGATTTTCAACTTGCGCTCCCTGCCCGAAGAAGGGGCCTCGCTGCGCCTGCGTTTACAAAGATGGCTCGACGAGTTTACAACGCTGACCGGTATCGACGTCACTGCACAGCTCGACTTGCCTGACGAATATTTTTCGGCGGCAGAACAGGTGCAGCTGTTTGGCATCATTCAGGAGGCGTTTGCCAACATCCGCAAACACTCTCGCGCTAGACACGTCCTGCTCACCTTGCAGGAGACCGATCAGGACGGCTGGCAACTGCTAATCAAAGATGACGGATGCGGGATCGAAGTGCTCGACGAAGCCCGCAAATCGTACGGTCTGACGATGATGGAAGAACGGGCCCAGAAGCTCGGGGCTGCGTTTGACATTTCCCGGCCTGAAGACGGCGGAACACAACTTACGTTTACGTCTTGCGAGAGGAGGCCGAGGCGATGA
- a CDS encoding urease accessory protein UreH domain-containing protein — translation MEIGMLSVLAFGFLLGMKHAIEPDHVIAVSTIASQSKKLWRASLAGVFWGIGHTATLFVVGLLLMLVKNEIPETLAMSLEFCVGIMLVYLGLNALFKFGKKKVHAHTHVHGDEEHNHFHAHQHMATHDHQHPRISYLKSVVIGFIHGLAGSAAMMLLTLETVDSIWQAMSFILVFGLGTVLSMLLFTSVISIPFIASQSKPRFHTLLIRVTGGVSTVFGVYYMYGVGVSDGLFQLLLS, via the coding sequence ATGGAAATAGGAATGCTGTCAGTTCTCGCATTTGGTTTTTTGCTCGGGATGAAGCATGCGATCGAACCGGATCATGTGATCGCCGTTTCGACCATCGCCTCGCAAAGCAAGAAACTGTGGCGGGCATCGCTTGCCGGAGTGTTCTGGGGCATTGGGCACACGGCGACCTTGTTTGTGGTCGGCCTGCTCCTGATGCTTGTCAAAAATGAAATTCCGGAAACGTTGGCGATGTCACTTGAGTTTTGTGTCGGCATCATGCTGGTATATTTGGGATTGAACGCCCTGTTCAAGTTTGGCAAAAAGAAGGTACATGCCCATACGCATGTGCACGGAGACGAGGAACACAATCATTTTCATGCACATCAACACATGGCAACTCATGACCACCAACATCCTCGCATTTCCTATCTGAAATCGGTCGTCATCGGTTTTATCCATGGTCTTGCTGGCAGTGCTGCGATGATGTTGCTGACGCTTGAAACGGTGGATTCGATCTGGCAAGCGATGTCGTTCATCTTGGTCTTCGGCTTGGGTACCGTGCTGAGTATGTTGCTGTTCACATCGGTGATCTCGATCCCGTTTATCGCCTCACAAAGCAAACCGCGTTTTCATACGCTGTTGATTCGCGTGACCGGAGGGGTTTCTACCGTGTTTGGCGTGTATTACATGTACGGTGTCGGTGTGAGCGACGGTTTGTTTCAACTTTTACTATCGTAA